A part of Diprion similis isolate iyDipSimi1 chromosome 12, iyDipSimi1.1, whole genome shotgun sequence genomic DNA contains:
- the LOC124413331 gene encoding uncharacterized protein LOC124413331 isoform X2 has translation MLFARGRLPQLAVLAKILCLLMVVMCGAVPAMVRSVSLYSTCSSGNVTVQDRSVMAVGRTEKNSAYQKLTTKSDDFSGKLYIFAEESERYICFNKRWKLVGLPRKRKGPMCQFYEEDNGSYLRYRSAVDKTHYLGFNKRGMPLKDAQGRDQCLNFIKYNPLFNINQHNIMVGGNFGGELRKPVMHKTPKKYQSGHHHHRHNRGKMHEQPILRRRLAGRIREAKKY, from the exons ATGTTGTTTGCTCGTGGAAG GTTACCACAGCTTGCCGTCTTAGCGAAGATTTTGTGCCTCCTGATG GTGGTGATGTGCGGAGCGGTGCCGGCGATGGTGCGCTCCGTGAGTCTCTACTCGACCTGCAGCAGCGGAAATGTCACTGTCCAAGACCGCTCCGTGATGGCAGTAGGACGaaccgaaaaaaattcagcttaCC AAAAGCTAACGACAAAGTCCGACGACTTCAGCGGGAAGCTGTACATCTTTGCAGAGGAAAGCGAGCGATATATATGTTTCAACAAACGATGGAAGCTAGTAGGCTTG CCAAGAAAACGAAAAGGACCGATGTGCCAGTTCTACGAGGAGGACAACGGTTCGTACCTGAGGTACAGAAGCGCGGTGGACAAGACTCACTACCTGGGCTTCAACAAGCGGGGAATGCCGCTGAAGGACGCCCAGGGACGGGACCAGtgtttaaatttcataaaGTACAACCCGCTCTTCAACATCAATCAGCACAACATAATGGTCGGCGGTAATTTTGGCGGCGAGTTGAGGAAACCGGTGATGCACAAGACGCCAAAAAAGTACCAGTCGGGCCACCACCATCATCGGCACAATCGTGGCAAAATGCACGAGCAGCCGATACTTCGGAGACGACTCGCGGGCAGAATTCGCGAGGCCAAGAAGTACTGA
- the LOC124413331 gene encoding uncharacterized protein LOC124413331 isoform X1, which translates to MRLTLSTLPQLAVLAKILCLLMVVMCGAVPAMVRSVSLYSTCSSGNVTVQDRSVMAVGRTEKNSAYQKLTTKSDDFSGKLYIFAEESERYICFNKRWKLVGLPRKRKGPMCQFYEEDNGSYLRYRSAVDKTHYLGFNKRGMPLKDAQGRDQCLNFIKYNPLFNINQHNIMVGGNFGGELRKPVMHKTPKKYQSGHHHHRHNRGKMHEQPILRRRLAGRIREAKKY; encoded by the exons GTTACCACAGCTTGCCGTCTTAGCGAAGATTTTGTGCCTCCTGATG GTGGTGATGTGCGGAGCGGTGCCGGCGATGGTGCGCTCCGTGAGTCTCTACTCGACCTGCAGCAGCGGAAATGTCACTGTCCAAGACCGCTCCGTGATGGCAGTAGGACGaaccgaaaaaaattcagcttaCC AAAAGCTAACGACAAAGTCCGACGACTTCAGCGGGAAGCTGTACATCTTTGCAGAGGAAAGCGAGCGATATATATGTTTCAACAAACGATGGAAGCTAGTAGGCTTG CCAAGAAAACGAAAAGGACCGATGTGCCAGTTCTACGAGGAGGACAACGGTTCGTACCTGAGGTACAGAAGCGCGGTGGACAAGACTCACTACCTGGGCTTCAACAAGCGGGGAATGCCGCTGAAGGACGCCCAGGGACGGGACCAGtgtttaaatttcataaaGTACAACCCGCTCTTCAACATCAATCAGCACAACATAATGGTCGGCGGTAATTTTGGCGGCGAGTTGAGGAAACCGGTGATGCACAAGACGCCAAAAAAGTACCAGTCGGGCCACCACCATCATCGGCACAATCGTGGCAAAATGCACGAGCAGCCGATACTTCGGAGACGACTCGCGGGCAGAATTCGCGAGGCCAAGAAGTACTGA
- the LOC124413331 gene encoding fibroblast growth factor 17 isoform X3: MFIIRLPQLAVLAKILCLLMVVMCGAVPAMVRSVSLYSTCSSGNVTVQDRSVMAVGRTEKNSAYQKLTTKSDDFSGKLYIFAEESERYICFNKRWKLVGLPRKRKGPMCQFYEEDNGSYLRYRSAVDKTHYLGFNKRGMPLKDAQGRDQCLNFIKYNPLFNINQHNIMVGGNFGGELRKPVMHKTPKKYQSGHHHHRHNRGKMHEQPILRRRLAGRIREAKKY, translated from the exons GTTACCACAGCTTGCCGTCTTAGCGAAGATTTTGTGCCTCCTGATG GTGGTGATGTGCGGAGCGGTGCCGGCGATGGTGCGCTCCGTGAGTCTCTACTCGACCTGCAGCAGCGGAAATGTCACTGTCCAAGACCGCTCCGTGATGGCAGTAGGACGaaccgaaaaaaattcagcttaCC AAAAGCTAACGACAAAGTCCGACGACTTCAGCGGGAAGCTGTACATCTTTGCAGAGGAAAGCGAGCGATATATATGTTTCAACAAACGATGGAAGCTAGTAGGCTTG CCAAGAAAACGAAAAGGACCGATGTGCCAGTTCTACGAGGAGGACAACGGTTCGTACCTGAGGTACAGAAGCGCGGTGGACAAGACTCACTACCTGGGCTTCAACAAGCGGGGAATGCCGCTGAAGGACGCCCAGGGACGGGACCAGtgtttaaatttcataaaGTACAACCCGCTCTTCAACATCAATCAGCACAACATAATGGTCGGCGGTAATTTTGGCGGCGAGTTGAGGAAACCGGTGATGCACAAGACGCCAAAAAAGTACCAGTCGGGCCACCACCATCATCGGCACAATCGTGGCAAAATGCACGAGCAGCCGATACTTCGGAGACGACTCGCGGGCAGAATTCGCGAGGCCAAGAAGTACTGA